The genomic DNA TTGTCAGGCCTTTCCTGGCAGGGCTTGTGTGACATGGCTTCAAAATAAGCAATGCTTTGTGCACTCATCTTTTTGATGGGAACCTAAGCTCAAATCCCTGTCCTGCCTGACTTGTTACAAGTGTTTTTCAGTGGAACTCTTGATTCCATCATATTGCCATCTGGGATATTTCTGAAAATGTCCAAATCAGCTTTTCACCTTCAAGTTGTTTATATGGGTTCTGCTAGAGATGTTGGCTCTTGAAAGCTGTTAACCCCATGAGGGCTGATGGTCAGGGACCCTCATCTCTGAAAATATCCGTGGGTTCTCCTGTCCATGGGGTAGAACTTGTGTTGTGGAACTTAGGGCCATGGGGATCTCTGGAAAAGGGCTCTTGCTGAGCATGAACTTGAGGAGCCtgctgagctgccagcagctAGCTGTGTCAGGAAGCAGTAGCTGTTGCTGGCTGTGAGCTCTGTGGCTCACCCTGTACCCCCAAGACGGTGCCAAAGGCACGAGGATGTTATGAAAGGTGCGAATGCTTTGCTCAAGCATTTTGTTTTCTGGGGGCCGAGGCAGAAATCCAAATGGTCAGAGCACTCTGTGAGTCTTGGCAGGATCACACTGACACAGTGGCTGCTCCTTTCCCTGCTGAAAAGGCTGGGGAATCTCTGTTGTCCAGGCAGCTATTGCTCTGTGCATGTGGCCAAAAATAGCAAGGAAACAGCATTCCCATCTCATTCCCTGAGAGGGTGTTGTACTAGTTTGTGTGGAAAAGCAATTCTGGTGTTCTCTGGAGGTTTTCTTGGGGGGATGTGTGCAGTCAGCCTGGGACCcctctgttttgctgctctgtggctgcaggggagctgcagcagaCACAGCAATGTGCTCCATCCCTCTCGCTGCGCATGTTCCTGGCCCTGCTGAATCATCCAGCTTGTGCCTGGGCACAATTGCTCTCTGTCAGCTGTgtcctgggagcagagcagggggctGGTGCCCAGGGTATTTTGCTAAAGTCTGCAAAACCCAGTAGCACTTCTCTGGGAGTCCAAGTGTAAACATAACAAAACTTACAGGctgatggatttatttttttcctggttaATCCATGGGGTCTAAAATCTGTTGCTGCAAGGAGGAGGAGGCTTGCTGTTGGTTTTGTGGGCATTTTTGTGcatctgggagcactgggaatgcagCACTAAAACCAAGGGGCCTGCTGGATGTTTGGCTCCAGACAGAAGGCTGCATGCACGTGTGTGATCCTGAGTGACTCATTGGCTCACTGCTGCTTTTCTGCCCTCATTGCTTTTCTGAGGAGCTGATTGCCCCTTCCAAAGCATGGATGGCACTCACTGGTGTCCCAGTGACCCTGAGACTTTGGGGAAATCTAAGCTGGGTGCtggtgtgtgcagcactgccaaACTTGGCCTCACTGCCCGCCAGCAGTGCTCCCGTTCACAGCCACAGCTTGTTCCACTCGCCGCTTTCCTGGAGTTCCATTTCAGTGCTGCTCTGGGTCTGCAGCACCCTGTGCCCACTGTTTGCCTTGGGAAGTGGTGTTGCTGTTACTGGGAGCTCCTCCCTCAGCAGCCCTGTTCTATAATTACTGATGTTCCTGAAACCAGATCCTTCCACGTGTCCTGCTCAGGTTCGGGAGGACAAGGGGTCCCTAAGCAAACTGACTGCCTTGGAGTGCAGCCAGGAGGACTTCAGCAGTTTGGGAACACGTCATCTTCAGTGGTTCATTGAGTTCTGAGCCTCCAACCTCCTCACCTTTGGGATGCTAAAGGAAAGGGGAATATATCCCACACGGCCAGGTTTGCAGTGTGATCCCAAAGCATTGCCACAGTTTCACAGCCACCTCTGCTGGGCCCTGGGCTGTGCGgagatgatcctctctccttgcCAGACTTAATGATCTTCTCAAATAGCAGCACTTCTGTGCCATTTCAAGCTCTGAGAAGTCCCAGTGGTGTCACCTTTCCAGTACCTGCTTGTTTCCTGGCTGCTGTCCTTGTTCCAGTGGGTCAGACCCACGTGCCCCTCCTGGCCACAGATACTTTGGGCTGTCCTGACTTGACCACTAAACACAAATACCAGTCAGCAGTTGGCAGAATGAGATGTGCCAGTTTACTTCCTGAAAGTCATCCTGGAATGCCCTGTACAGGAATGTACAACAGGAGAAGATGGTCACAAGCAGTGCAGGGAGCTGATCTGGGGCTGGGCAGGCCAGACCTGTGAGTGTGACTGCAAACAGGTGTCAAAATCTGTAATGCAGGAATAAACAATGACACTTGGTGCTCATCTATTGCTCTGCACTTCCAAAACACGCTGTCTCCATGAGCTAATGCAGCCAGGGAATGATCAGGAAGGAAGCACTGTAAAAGTCCTGGGTTTGTTTCTTTgtggtgggttttggttttggttggggtttttccctTATAATTAAAGAAATTGAAGTAGAGACCTGACCAGATTTGCTGAAGGTCATGGAGCAGCACCTCAATTAAGAGCTAAGAACTGTGCAGctcttccctgcctgccctgctgctgcccatcaGCCTCAGAGCCTGTAGGGCAGGGAGTCCCtctgctgggaagctgctgagggATGATTCCTCTGTCTTCCCATCTCTGCCATCTCAAGATTTTGGAGCATGcttgctgctggagccagggatggctgcagctcctggagaagAGCAGCCTGGCAGACCCTGCTTTGTGCATGGCTGAGAGTTCAGTGCCCAAAGTCTGCTCTTTTTTCTGTGTCTGCAATACCTCTCAGAGTCTGAACAAAGCCAGCAGCAAGTTCCTTTTGGAGCAAAATGTCATGACCTGGTTTTGGGGACAGCATCAATCATGGTACAAAAAGAGAAGAATCCAGCCAGTTTCGTAACCTTTTTAATGAGCTGGGGTTATTTCCCCCCTCAGTGCCCAGGAAGTGGGTGAGCTCAAACATGCAATAGATGTGTGATTCATTTGGgcaagccaggctgctgcaggcagcTGAGGGAATCTCCTGCACCCTGTGTCACAAGTCCTGGAGTAATTAGCAGCAGCTaatggtcctggcagctctgtcaGCACCCCTGTGCTCAGGGAGCCCAGCTCACTCCTGGGGAAGCACAGGGGGTTCACACTGGGCAGCCTTGGAGAGAGAATCACAGGACTGGGCTCTGGGGCATGGTGCAGCATCTAAGCAGATGCTTCAAGGAGAAAAATCTGTCCCAGAATGTCCATCCTGGTCAGTGCTGTGTGGGAGGGCTCTTCCTTGCTCGCTGTAGTAGTTTATTTTTGTGTGTTGCCTGCCTTGAGGCCAAGACTTTGAGTAAGGAAGGAAACACTCAGCTACTAAGTGCTGCTGAGATCTCATTGGCTAATGTGGGGGTATGCTGATCTTCCAGGAGCAAACATAAACATGTTTTCAGCGTTCCTCTCTCCTGTTTTGTACTCTCAGTTACCTTTCCTGTATTGCAGCATCTGCTTAGCTCTTATTTGGCTTTTATTAGTAGTAGCTGACGTGTAGGAGGAGGAACAGAAACTTGTACTTGATCAGCAGATCTTGGAAGCAGTGACACAACCTGAGGAAGTCTGCAAAAGGTGGTCAATCAGCAGCAATCACATCTCCTTTGTGGATTCAGGTCAGTTTTTGACTGTGGATTCAAAATGTGCTGCACATCACAGTGCTGATTTCTCAGCTCACCCCTTCTGTTTCTTTTGGCTGTGAATTTGCTGAACTTTCTTGTCCAGAGGAATGAACACAAGCAAGGAGCACTCCCATGAGTTATTGGTTTCCTTCTGCCATTCTTTATGACCTCTTTTACAGCACAGTTGTATTGACCAACTGCTTTGAGCAGATCAGCTCTGTGACTTGACTCTTGGGAGGTTTGGATCTTTCTTTGGTGCTTTGCATGGAAACTCTGAGCTTGGCTCCAGGGTGTGTGTGCTAATCAGCAGGATTGGCTGCCAGGGGAGCTGCCAGGCCACAGGGGCACAAGCTGTTGGTTGAATGATCTGGAGGCTTGGATCTTGGTCAGCTCTGGAGAAGCTCTACCTTCTTGCAGGGaaaccacactgaagatttgTCTCCTTTTAACTTCTACgggttttttcctctcctggttGTGCCACGTCTCTCTCCCTGTTCCCACTGATGGTTTAGCTTGGCATAGATGCCAGCTTCTAGGAAAGACAAACCTGTTGGCCAGGCTGTTTGCAGCCAGCAGGCATCAGCCCAAGCCCAGAGCCAGCAAACAAACCCTCCCTGCAGAGGAAGCTGCTGGCTCAGCCAGGGTTACCAAAGCTCCTTGGAACAGGCATTGAGGCAAGGGCACAGCAAGTCATGAGATGCTTGCACAGACATCTGGGGCAAAGCAGAGAGCTCTGTCTGCAGTGGGTTTAAAGCAAGGGGCTTGTGCTggatgccagggaaaggggaatCTAATGAGCTGCTCATTAAGCTGCTGCAGGATGGATTTTCCACTGTAGACAAGCTTCTCCTGCCACAAGCTTACTCCACTAACTGCTCTTCCAGGCAAAAGTGTTTCCCTGATGTTGGTGTGATCATTTATATATATCCCTGAAAACAGTGAAGTTCATTTCCCTCCATCTCCAGTGAGTAAGTTTTCCTGCCTGTCTGCCATGTCCCACCGTGTGGGATGTGTGAGCAGAGGCCAAGGATAACACAGCCCTTCAATGGTCCCTCAGTGCTGCTGTGGAGGCACGGGgagggagcagcccctgcccgcCCTGCTGCCAGGAGCACAGGGCAGTGTGCTCACTGGTGCCACTCGTGTGCCTCACCTGGAAACAAAGCCACCTGTCCTGCAGTCTGAGTTCCCAGCGtggagggaaaaataaatccCCCTCAGCCACAGGAGACCCAGGCTCTGGTACAGCACCAGCTCCAGGGGTGACTTGTGTTCTGGCTTTGTGACATGTTTGTGTTCACCCTCCCACCTGCAGGTTTTGCTCTCTCCCTGAGCTGCTTCCTTGCTCTTTCAGAGAGCTCTGACCTTGATGTCTTTCCAGCAATCCAAGGAGCTGGCTGCAGCTCAAGTTGGAAGTGCCAGGTGTGAGGGTCTGCTGTGGGAGGGCAAACAAATCCAGGGAGTTCTGAGTCACTGCTGCCCTTGGCCAGCAAGCCCTGAGATGGGCTTGGGCACGGGGCACAGACCATGCCAGAGCTTGGGGCTGCCCTTATACAAGGCCCCTGCAATATCCTGCATTAGTTTAATTTGAGTCTGCCAATCGAGGCTCTCTTGGTTGAACCTGGATTTCAGTGGCTTTCCTGATGGGTATTTCTCCACTTAAAAATAACTCTCTTCAGGAAGTGGATGGAACTTTACATAAGATGTGCTTGAGATGTTAATTATTCAAGGAAGAGTCAGTTTAGGAATCAAGATCCAGCACGGTTGGGAGGGAGGTGGGAACTGCTCTGCCATAGCCGCGGTACCGGCGCTGCATCGTTTGGGTTGCTGGAGTTTTGTGGGCTCTTTGGGATGGAGTAAGGCAAACAAGGAGAGGAAGTGTGTGGGGGAGGATGGGGCCGTTCCTCCCACAGGAAACCCGGGATTAAGACACTGGTTGGATTGTGTGGCTGTTGGGATTGCACTGCTGGAACCCGTGGCTGAGCTCGGCCCGGCAGCTGCGCAGAGCAGCAGCAACACGTTCAGCCCTGCTCTTGGCAGAGGAGCCAAGTGAAAACAAACACAAGGGCTGCAACTGGCAGCACTGACGGGAAGGAGTGTGAGTGCAGGGCTGACAGGAAGCAATCAGTCTTGCAGATGGCTTGCATGGGCCAGGGACTTTTAGCCACTGCCTGCTGCTGCACTGAGCCCTCTCCCCCAGTATCTTCCACCCACGGGCACAGTGCACAGTGTGCCCTGATCAGCTGCAGATCCCAACCCAGGCTCTGCCATGGCTGTTACAGAGGGTGAAGCCAGCCCTGTTTTGATCCTTCTGGAGGTGTTGGCTCTATCAGACCCTGGCCGTGGCTGCTACCATCACATCCCAGGTCACTGGCGGCTGTGGAGGACATTGTCTGGACAGCATTTCTGCTATGGCACTTGTAAGCTGGGGACTTCCAGTCCCTGGGTGGCATCTGGGCTGGTTTGTGGTCTGCTGGGCTTTAAAAACAGTTCTGTGAGCTTTTGCTTCCTTGAATCCTACAGAATATTTATTCCACAGTGCAGAGGGATCTTTAAATGGGCTCTGCTCTGCATGTCTCACTGGCCAAGGAGCCGGCTCAGAGCAGGAGGGGTGGGTTGGTGACACTGccctgctgctgagctgctccctgcagcactcAGTGGCCTCTCTCCATGTCCTGCAGGCTAGCAGCAACAGCCTGGTGGGGTCCATCTTGGATAGACGCGGATGATGCCAGAGCTATGACAGGGATTGCAGTCTTGGCACTGAGGGGTGATCAATTATGGAACAACTACAGGAGGAAGTACCTGAGgtcaaggaagaggaagaggaagaggcagTGATGGTGGCAAGTGGAGCCTCAGACCCAACTGGAGGACCAGACAGCTCGCTGCCTTCGAGCAGCTACACAGGTGAGTGGAGCCACAGGAGCTCATCCTGTGGAGcatccaggtgcccacagcccaCAGGCAGCATGCCCAGCTGCAAGGGCAGATCTGTCCCGAATGGAGTTCAGCTGAACTGAACATTTCACATTTATTTGTGAAATAATGCTCCAAGTTATGGAGAGGCTTACTTCTTCCTCTGAGGTCACTGCATGTCCATTGGCAAAGGGTTTTGGAATGGAAATTAAAAGGACAGGCAGGAAACATCGTGCTTCGGAGCTAGGGGCCTCCCAGAGTGCTTGGGAATGCTTCCTTGAACACTTTTTGGGGTCCTCAGAGCAAAGTGATTGTAAGGCTCCTCCAGAGCCCTTGATGTTCCAGCTGGGATATCCTGTGCCAGCAGCCAGCCAACAAGGGATTATAAAATCTGCTGGTTGGGGTTTCATTGCCAGGACATGAATGCCAGAGGGAAGAAAGGAGCATTGATGTGGAGTCTGAGCTGCTGGGGCATTCTTGGCTCTGTTCATGGCATTTGCCTGCAGCCAGTGCCAGATTCCAGATGTGATATCAGGgccaggcaggacagggctggaaaTCAGCCCTACAGCTGGAGGAGCTGGCCATACCAGGAGCTGTGACACGGAAGgacgtgtccctgtgtgtgtttgCAGACCTGTCACAGAGCTCCTCTCCCTCGCTGTCGGACCAGCTGCAGATGGGCTGCGAGGAGGCGGCGCTGGGAGCGCTGAATGTGGAGTGCAGGGTCTGTGGGGACAAAGCCTCGGGCTTCCACTACGGCGTGCACGCCTGTGAGGGCTGCAAGGTGAGTCCCAGGGACAGCTGGCTCCAGCTGCACCACGCAGGGGTTAGGTCCCAGCAACTGGGCTGCCTCCTCACACAAGATTTGCAGCAAAACAGGGATTCGGGATTGATTGTAAAAAACTCAGCCTGTCTAGAATGGGGCAAGTATAGgcaggcagcaaatgctgccctgGGAAGAGGGCTGAGACCTGTGTGGCCCAAACCTTGCTTTGTTGTGTAAGGCAAATCCATCTGACCCTGAGTttacttttaaaaatagtttCTGTGCTGCAGATCAGCAGTGAGCTGTGTATTTATCTCCTGGGATCACTGGCTGCAGCTTGGATGTTCCTCTGGAATTCTTCCCCCTGTTGCAGATCCAGCAGGGTTGCGTTAGCCGCCCAGATCCTGCCAGACATTCCTGCAGGCTGGGGTTGGCCATGGCTGGTTCCTCCATCCCTCTCtgtgggctgctggcacagccacagcaccaGGCATGGGGTGCCCCCACAGCTCTTCCTCTGCAGCTGGGATAGACCCCCAGAGAGACCCAGGGCTCCCCCTCCTGagcctccctgcagctcctggggatgACAAACCAGCCTGGCCCCAGACTCCATGtccccctgctccctccctgcctgcagggTTTCTTCCGCCGGACGATCCGCATGAAGCTGGAGTACGAGAAGTGTGAGAGGAGCTGCAAGATTCAGAAGAAGAACAGAAACAAGTGCCAGTACTGCCGCTTCCAGAAATGCCTCTCGCTGGGCATGTCACACAATGGTGAGTGTCACTGCTGCCAGCTGGGTGACACAGGGCCAGCTGCCCTCCTGTGAAGGATGCCCATGGCCTGCTGTGCTTTAGCCCGTGGCTCTTCCTGCTAGGGGATCACTCAAACCCAGTGCTTCAAGCATTTGACTCCTCTTCCCCTTTTTCTGTATGAGAAGGGGCTGTTCATTCCCCCCATGCAGTGTAGCTGCTGGCACGTGGCTGTCCCTTATGGACAGGCACCAAGGGAACTGGACACACAAAttgattttctgtgctgagaCTTTTACACTTCAGGTGTAAGAATCTCAGACCCAGACAGGCAAAGGTGTTTATGTGGGAAGCAGGGTTTGAGCAAGAGCCAGAGGAATGGGATGGGAGACTGGTGTGAGGAAGCAGCAGTGGCTGTTTCATGCAGGTGTTAGTGCTGGAGGAACTGCAGCCTGGAAAAGCATTGTGTTGTGTAGCTGCAGGTGTTCTCCAGCACACCTGTCTGTCTGCAGTGGCAGAACAAGCTGCTGTCCCTCTGGATGCATCTCCTGGGGTGCCCCTGCTGTCCTGACCCCCAGTTTTGCCCCCCAGCAATCCGCTTTGGGCGCATGCCAGAGGCAGAGAAGAGGAAGCTGGTGGCAGGGCTGACAGCGAGCGAGATCGGCTGCCAGAACCCACAGGTGGCTGACCTGAAAGCTTTCTCCAAGCACATCTACAACGCCTACCTGAAGAATTTCAACATGACCAAAAAGAAGGCAAGAGGTATCCTGACCGGCAAGGCCAGCAGCACCCCAGTAagttccctcccagggcaggtggGGTTGGCCATGGCCAGCACGGGGGACTGTTCTCTGGGAGATGCTGCACGTCTCCCTGCTGCCCTAGCTGTTccacatgcagccaggtgggcTCTGCATGTCCTGCCCCTTGCTGGGAAAAACCCCATTGCTCTGCACACTCGTGCTGTGGTGGGTGGGTGCAGATtacctgggcactgtcagccccggaggcagggcacagcacagggacagacagacaaacatgacagtcctgagcagagctggcaccTCGAGTCCCCACAGCAGACTCCTAACTTGCTTCTTGTCCAAGCAGCCTTTTGTGATCCATGACATGGACACGTTGTGGCAGGCAGAGAAGGGGCTGGTGTGGAAGCAGCTGGTGAACGGCATCCCCCCCTACAAGGAGATCGGGGTGCACGTGTTCTACCGCTGCCAGTGCACCACGGTGGAGACCGTGCGGGAGCTCACCGAGTTCGCCAAGAGCATCCCCAGCTTCGTCGGCCTCTACCTCAACGACCAAGTGACTCTGCTCAAGTACGGGGTGCACGAGGCCATCTTTGCCATGCTGGCCTCCATCATGAACAAGGACGGGCTGCTGGTGGCCAATGGCAACGGCTTTGTGACCCGCGAGTTCCTGCGCAGCCTGCGCAAGCCCTTCAATGAGATCATGGAGCCCAAGTTCGAGTTTGCTGTGAAGTTCAACGCGCTGGAGCTGGATGACAGTGACCTGTCCCT from Melospiza melodia melodia isolate bMelMel2 chromosome 28, bMelMel2.pri, whole genome shotgun sequence includes the following:
- the PPARD gene encoding peroxisome proliferator-activated receptor delta, translated to MEQLQEEVPEVKEEEEEEAVMVASGASDPTGGPDSSLPSSSYTDLSQSSSPSLSDQLQMGCEEAALGALNVECRVCGDKASGFHYGVHACEGCKGFFRRTIRMKLEYEKCERSCKIQKKNRNKCQYCRFQKCLSLGMSHNAIRFGRMPEAEKRKLVAGLTASEIGCQNPQVADLKAFSKHIYNAYLKNFNMTKKKARGILTGKASSTPPFVIHDMDTLWQAEKGLVWKQLVNGIPPYKEIGVHVFYRCQCTTVETVRELTEFAKSIPSFVGLYLNDQVTLLKYGVHEAIFAMLASIMNKDGLLVANGNGFVTREFLRSLRKPFNEIMEPKFEFAVKFNALELDDSDLSLFVAAIILCGDRPGLMNVKQVEEIQDNILRALEFHLQSNHPDAQYLFPKLLQKMADLRQLVTEHAQLVQKIKKTETETSLHPLLQEIYKDMY